The genomic window TGATTCATAACGCTTCACTGGTTCACGATGACCTGTGCGATGGTGATGCTCAGCGTCGTGGGCAAGCGTCCGTCTGGAAACGCTACAACCCCAATGTGGCGCTATGCACTGGAGATATGATGCTGACTGCGGCTTTTCGGGCTGCTCTGGCAAGTGACTCCTCTAAACACCAGTTAGCACTTGTACAACTATTAACTGACCGCACTAGTCAGGTGATTGCCGGGCAAAGCATTGAAATTGCCAACCCTACAACATTCACTGAGAAGTCTTCTGAAAGCACTCCTCAGTTTTCCAATAAGCATCAGAAAAAAGTCTGTTTGACCGACTACCTGCAGGCGACATTAGCAAAGACAGCTCCCCTGATTGCTCTGCCCCTTGAGGCTGGCGCATTGGGCGGTAAGTTGACTAGCGGGGAACATGACCAGATCCGCTATTTTGCCAATGCCGTCGGGCTGGCCTATCAGATTATTGATGACCTTGACGATGTCGATGTCACCCATCTGAGCGATTGCCAGCCAGATAACTTTCATGACTATCACGCCTGGCCGCAACACTGGCCGCCCGGTTCCACACACTCTGGTTCCACGCACTCTGGTTTCACATACCCTGGCGGCCCAATAGCAAGCACCATGCAACGCGCCGTGCGTCATGCCTCAGCGGCACTGTCACGCGCTGAAAGGCTGATTGAGCATTTCCCTGACCAGCTGGCAAGCGCCTTAGCCGCCATACTTGCCAAACTTCGCCAGCAGCTTGTGGAACATCGCCAGTCAATCGCGAGCCACCTTCATCATTACCCAGGGAAATCGGCCTCATGAATACATCCGACGCCTTTGCAGCGCACTCATCCGCCGACTCGGTCAGCCACACGAACAAGGCGGTTGTCATTGGTTCAGGCTTTGGCGGGCTGGCCATTGCTCTGCGTCTCTTGTCAGACGGCTGGAATGTGGAGCTGCTGGAGCGTCATGGTGACCTTGGTGGCCGGGCCCGGGTATTCCATCTTGATGGGGTGGCTTTTGATGCCGGCCCCACCGTCATTACCGCCCCATTTCTCTTTGAAGAATTATTTGAGCGTTTTGGGGAAAAATTTGATCAACATGTAACGCTTTTGCCAGTCGAGCCTTTCTATCGGATGGATTATTCCGATGGCAGTTATTTTGATTATAAAAGCACTACCGATGAGATCATGGCTGAAATTGAGCGCCTGGCACCTGGCACCAGCAACCGCTATAACGACTTCTTGACGGCCACAGAGAAGATGTATCAGCGCGGCTTTGTTGATCTGGCCGAGCAGCCGTTCACCAAGGTTACCGATATGCTCAAGGTGCTGCCGGATCTGGTGCGCCTGCGGGCAGATAAAAGTTTGTACACCTTTGTCTCGCGCTTTTTTGATGACGAACGCCTGAGGCGGGCGTTTTCCGTGCCTTCCCTGCTGGTTGGAGGACATCCGTTTCGCACCTCTTCGCTGTATGGCTTGATCCATGCATTGGAACGCCGCGGTGGCGTCTGGTTTCCCAAAGGCGGTACAGGCGCCCTGGTCACGGCACTTGCCGAGCTTTTCCAGCGCCACGGCGGTGT from Halomonas sp. CH40 includes these protein-coding regions:
- a CDS encoding polyprenyl synthetase family protein translates to MDGHDQKDVGMVTATLNQTAMFNVTGAVSIDQPLSEHADVSVTDSIDVDIDSELVRVGELMRSSLNAPVSWPATAASLYHLNTQGSQLRARLALLSGMAFGASISHRTAAAAAAELIHNASLVHDDLCDGDAQRRGQASVWKRYNPNVALCTGDMMLTAAFRAALASDSSKHQLALVQLLTDRTSQVIAGQSIEIANPTTFTEKSSESTPQFSNKHQKKVCLTDYLQATLAKTAPLIALPLEAGALGGKLTSGEHDQIRYFANAVGLAYQIIDDLDDVDVTHLSDCQPDNFHDYHAWPQHWPPGSTHSGSTHSGFTYPGGPIASTMQRAVRHASAALSRAERLIEHFPDQLASALAAILAKLRQQLVEHRQSIASHLHHYPGKSAS